The following DNA comes from Anopheles arabiensis isolate DONGOLA chromosome 3, AaraD3, whole genome shotgun sequence.
TTTGCTGATCCGGAAGAGGTACGTAATTTGAACACGGTTAAAAACTTATTCTCTATCTATTTCAGCATAGAGATGAGTTTGTTTAAGGACTGTTTGCACAGTCAGTCATATCAATTTTCCTCCATCCTTTCACTCCAATTCACAGGCTGCACTATCAATGAAGGAGATACCTCAATGGCATTGCTTGCGATACTTTAAGCATGACATTCATCTCATGCGTCGTTGTAGAAACTATAGAATGCACATGTTGCGAAGACCTACTGATATGATGTAAAGTAATACGGAACGAACCATGAACCATCTATATTAGTTTATCAATTCCCTAAGCGACGCACATATGTACGCACAATAATGCCTATATATATAGTTTCAAAACCTTCAATCAGTTTCAAACATCAGTTTGAATTGTTAATAACTGATGCACGCTAACAACACTAAACAACATCTTAGATGGAATTTTAAATTACTAATAACGAAAGAAACAGTAAGGGatatgtgttttgtgtatattATCAAATCATCAAAGATGGTAGTGAAATATAAgatttttaaatagaaaagtAGGAACATACGATAGCAGAACCCTGTAGGTTATTACAATATTAAATCTGATTTTTCGTGATACACAAGTCCCAGTGAGGTTTAGTTTTCTTAACGACGTGCCTGGCAGTATTTCAACTTCCAATCAATACTATGAGCTTGCAGTAAATTCATTGAACTATTATAGTGCCACAATGTGTACATTACAATCCAACAGCGTTACaaccaataaaaacaaagccaaaTGTATTTTAGaaagaaacgaagaaaaatCTATCGCTCGAACCAGTACATGCATTCCCTTATTTGATGTTTCTacatgtttgcttttttgtataCAGAGCGATCAAGAGAAGAGCACACTAAGTTGAATTTTTGAACAATATACGTGTACCACTCACAACACATTAGTACAACAATTATTAAGGCGGCAAGAGTTTTCGGCATCGGTTCTATCGGTTAATGATACAGTAACATCATCAATTGTTCCCTCAGTTTCTAATTTATGCATTCTTCTAATCTTTCTCCTTATGCATTTCTTTGGCAACATGTATCTTTGTGGATACCCACGCACCAGACTATCTTTGTATATTATCGAATTATCGAATGTATATTAATGTCTCAGGGGTAATAGAAACATTACTACCCATGTAAAACCGACTCCCTAATCTGATTTTGGTCATTTTTGACCTAAAAGGGGGTCGTTATACACGCAAAAATACTGTATGCCATCACATTGTTCACATTGCcatcacaaaataaataaataaatatctttTAAGAATACTTACATCCTTTACAGCAGATTTGGTTGTCAAATCAAACAATGTTCCTGGCTGTGGTAGGTCGGTGTATGGTAGCGCATTATTTCCACTCGAGTGTTTATTCAGCATTGCAGCAAAAGGGGTATTTGCACTGATTGGAGACTCGTTCATGCATACCACGGGACCTAGTGACTCCTCGTCGCTATCTGAGACCAGTTGAAGCAGTTCCT
Coding sequences within:
- the LOC120900908 gene encoding uncharacterized protein LOC120900908; the protein is MRLCGFIASVLIMICAFRACTVTGWPVTNPEVVDSLIFADPEEAALSMKEIPQWHCLRYFKHDIHLMRRCRNYRMHMLRRPTDMM